In Oryza sativa Japonica Group chromosome 2, ASM3414082v1, the following are encoded in one genomic region:
- the LOC4329588 gene encoding uncharacterized protein, whose protein sequence is MNMPRSDYSDDGEDDVFFDAFDDDDDDDDDKNRSSTEISTSEAGYELWAGEPMSVRERRHRFLKGMGFLEPGPTGTAFPQWLAEIATTDCCSFHDFEERISSICSSFRSCFSDSILAATDNTNDSADNCTRDVDYNSSGRRSTTSHDQGQHDVLSEIVEEAGTSSDEMVTPNAPEIVPGFSKLMRKLLRIRFGHGPKRNEFKSLWEIFMRKKVSDRVLSMDDVHVQPRGLNSGTLYRTKVHQQNKKWMDFTAVYMCQEIQAHEGLIRVMKFSSSGWHLASGGEDCVVRVWQITEVESSPDLYGRDVPEDMNKKKDVKIKPLAIIPKKVFSITETPLHEFQGHTSDVLDLAWSKSDFLLSSSKDTTIRMWKVGCYDCLAVFRHGDYVTCVQFNPVDERYFISGSIDGKVRVWDVSDKRVVDWDDTKYIITAISHRPDGKGFVVGSVKGRCRFYDQSGLFPLGRNIERNKLMRIKRRRCAANKITNIQFSQGHPSRMIITSKDHKIRVSEGHKITQKFQGQWRSKVLVPPSLTPDGRYLISAGRDSKIRIWNFDGGGRRRRVVSSRELFFSEGVTAVAPWARAMGGGGGGADAPTLCYDRERCSFGTWFVVPDGAAAAAATTWPEERLLPSLRYVNCAGMDDCRSQVPAAWNMVVVTGSRGGAIRAFHNYGLPVRL, encoded by the exons ATGAACATGCCAAGATCAGACTATTCCGATGATGGAGAAGACGACGTCTTCTTCGACGCGtttgacgatgacgacgacgacgacgacgataagAACAGAAGCTCAACGGAGATTAGTACAAGTGAAGCTGGGTACGAGCTGTGGGCAGGTGAGCCGATGAGTGTCAGAGAAAGGAGACACAGATTCCTGAAAGGAATGGGGTTTCTTGAGCCCGGTCCTACCGGGACGGCCTTCCCCCAGTGGCTGGCAGAAATCGCAACAACGGATTGCTGCTCATTTCACGATTTCGAGGAGAGGATCAGTAGCATCTGCTCTTCCTTCCGTTCTTGCTTCTCTGACAGTATTTTGGCAGCAACAGACAATACTAATGATAGTGCTGATAACTGCACAAGGGATGTGGATTATAACAGTAGTGGAAGGAGAAGCACAACATCTCATGATCAAGGCCAGCACGATGTCCTCTCGGAGATTGTTGAGGAGGCTGGAACATCATCTGATGAAATGGTGACTCCAAATGCGCCTGAGATTGTGCCTGGATTCTCTAAACTAATGCGAAAACTACTGCGCATTCGCTTCGGTCACGGCCCTAAGAGAAACGAATTCAAGAGCTTGTGGGAAATCTTCATGAGGAAGAAGGTTTCAGATAGAGTACTTTCCATGGATGATGTACATGTCCAACCAAGAGGATTGAACTCAGGCACATTGTACAGGACAAAAGTTCATCAGCAGAACAAGAAGTGGATGGACTTCACTGCCGTCTACATGTGCCAGGAGATCCAGGCACACGAGGGATTGATCAGGGTGATGAAGTTCAGTTCATCCGGGTGGCATCTAGCCAGTGGCGGCGAGGATTGCGTCGTGCGCGTTTGGCAGATCACAGAGGTTGAATCTTCGCCTGATTTGTACGGCAGAGATGTTCCTGAAGACATGAACAAGAAGAAGGACGTGAAAATTAAGCCCCTCGCGATCATACCAAAGAAGGTTTTCAGTATCACAGAGACACCTCTGCATGAGTTTCAAGGCCATACAAGTGATGTCCTGGATTTGGCATGGTCAAAGTCAGAT TTTCTCTTGAGTTCATCGAAAGACACGACAATACGCATGTGGAAAGTTGGCTGTTATGACTGCCTTGCAGTATTCAGACATGGAGATTATG TTACATGTGTTCAATTCAATCCAGTTGATGAAAGGTACTTCATCAGTGGCTCAATAGATGGCAAAGTTCGTGTTTGGGATGTTTCAGACAAGCGAGTAGTTGATTGGGATGACACAAAATACATCATAACAGCTATAAGTCACCGACCAGATGGAAAG GGTTTCGTTGTCGGTTCTGTCAAAGGGAGATGCCGCTTCTATGATCAATCTG GTCTTTTCCCATTAGGTCGAAACATTGAAAGGAACAAACTGATGCGCATAAAGCGGAGACGGTGTGCTGCCAACAAGATTACCAATATTCAG TTCTCTCAGGGCCATCCATCTAGGATGATAATCACATCGAAAGATCACAAAATCCGAGTCTCTGAAGGTCATAAGATCACCCAAAAGTTTCAAG GACAATGGAGGTCCAAGGTGTTGGTGCCTCCGTCGCTGACGCCCGACGGCAGGTACCTGATATCGGCGGGGAGGGACTCCAAGATCCGCATCTGGAacttcgacggcggcggcaggcggcggagggTGGTGAGCTCGCGCGAGCTCTTCTTCTCCGAGGGCGTCACGGCGGTGGCGCCGTGGGCGAgggcgatgggcggcggcggcggcggagcggacgcGCCGACGCTGTGCTACGACCGGGAGCGGTGCTCGTTCGGCACGTGGTTCGTCGTGCccgacggggcggcggcggcggcggctacgacgTGGCCGGAGGAGAGGCTGCTGCCGTCGCTGAGGTACGTGAACTGCGCCGGGATGGACGACTGCCGGTCCCAGGTTCCGGCGGCGTGGAACATGGTGGTGGTGAccggcagccgcggcggcgccatcagGGCCTTCCACAACTACGGCCTGCCGGTCAGGCTGTAG
- the LOC4329586 gene encoding ribonuclease J isoform X2, with protein MAMKITSVIPALDSSTPIFASSFTMELIKRRLKEFGIFLSSRLKVFRVRKRFQAGPFEVEPLRVTHSIPDCCGLVLRCADGIIFHTGDWKIDESPVDGKIFDRQALEELSKEGVTLMMSDSTNVLSPGRSISESVVAGSLLRHISEAKGRVITTQFASNIHRIGSIKAAADLTGRKLVFVGMSLRTYLDAAFRDGKSPIDPSTLVKVEDMDAYAPNDLLVVTTGSQAEPRAALNLASFGGSHALKLSKEDVLLYSAKVIPGNESRVMKMLNRLTELGPKIVMGKDAGLHTSGHAYHDELEEVLQIVKPQHFLPVHGELLFLKEHELLGRSTGIRHTTVIKNGEMLGVSHLRNRRVLSNGFVALGKEDLRLMYSDGDKAFGTSTDLCIDERLRIASDGVIFVSMEIFRPQKELASSQSGLKGKFKITTRCLWLDNGRLLDALYKAAYAALSSCPVNCPLSHMERMVSEILRKMVRKYSGKRPDVIAVATENTTVSFVEDSETKSSGKFGSFSAPRHSSRSSGRSLEESDKSCPENTEGEAKENLPDVLRTTRDDATTSSNGEAFFSSDLHKPKTLEHFWDSFKSPTAVKIARIVNGSAQGSKSKIGKISIVGKDSSDPSSAPVKSSKKNKWKPEEIKSLIQMRGEMNEQFQTVKGRMVLWEEISSSMLSQGISRTPAQCKSLWTSLVQKYEESKKDEESVKTWPYFLDMDRVLSSQGEMATQ; from the exons ATGGCCATGAAGATCACATCG GTAATCCCAGCGCTGGATTCAAGCACACCGATTTTCGCATCATCTTTTACCATGGAG CTAATAAAGAGGCGTTTGAAGGAGTTTGGAATTTTTCTCTCGTCCAGGCTTAAGGTTTTTAGAGTAAGGAAGAGATTTCAGGCTGGGCCATTTGAGGTGGAGCCCCTCCGTGTAACTCATTCAATTCCGGACTGCTGTGGCTTAGTGCTTCGTTGTGCTGATGGCATAATTTTCCATACTGGTGACTGGAAA ATTGACGAATCACCAGTGGATGGAAAAATATTTGATCGGCAAGCATTGGAAGAGCTCTCCAAAGAAGGCGTTACACTT ATGATGAGTGATTCTACAAATGTTCTATCCCCTGGAAGGTCCATCAGCGAATCTGTTGTTGCTGGTTCATTGTTGCGACATATTTCAGAAGCAAAAGGAAGAGTAATTACCACACAGTTTGCTTCCAATATACATCGTATTGGGAGCATCAAAGCTGCTGCAGACTTAACTGGTCGAAAGCTG GTATTTGTTGGAATGTCACTCAGGACTTACCTTGATGCTGCTTTCAGGGATGGAAAGTCACCGATTGATCCATCAACCTTG GTTAAGGTAGAGGACATGGATGCCTATGCCCCAAATGATCTTCTAGTTGTTACTACAGGTTCACAA GCAGAGCCACGTGCAGCTCTAAATCTTGCATCTTTTGGAGGAAGTCATGCCCTTAAACTATCCAAAGAGGATGTCCTTCTGTATTCTGCTAAG GTTATCCCTGGAAATGAGTCACGTGTAATGAAGATGTTAAATCGCCTTACTGAGCTTGGTCCAAAAATTGTGATGGGAAAGGATGCTGGTCTCCATACCTCTGGGCATGCCTATCACGATGAACTT GAGGAAGTCCTACAGATTGTCAAACCACAGCATTTCTTGCCTGTTCATGGAGAACTCCTGTTTCTTAAAGAACATGAATTACTTGGAAGATCTACTGGCATAAGGCACACCACT GTAATTAAAAATGGAGAGATGCTTGGCGTGTCACATTTAAGAAACAGAAGAGTTTTGTCTAATGGGTTTGTTGCATTAGGGAAGGAAGATTTGCGG CTAATGTATAGTGATGGCGATAAAGCTTTTGGAACATCCACTGATCTCTGCATTGATGAGAGATTAAGGATTGCATCTGATGGCGTTATTTTTGTCAG CATGGAAATCTTCCGACCTCAGAAGGAACTTGCTTCATCACAGTCAGGATTGAAAGGGAAGTTCAAAATAACAACAAGATGCCTATGGCTTGATAATGGAAGACTATTAGATGCACTTTACAAAGCTGCATATGCTGCATTATCAAGTTGTCCAGTGAATTGTCCACTTAGTCACATGGAGAGGATGGTATCTGAAATCTTGAGGAAAATGGTAAGGAAGTATAGTGGGAAGAGGCCTGATGTCATTGCGGTTGCTACAGAGAACACAACAGTGAGTTTTGTAGAAGACTCAGAAACTAAATCATCTGGAAAGTTTGGATCTTTCTCAGCTCCTAGGCATTCGAGCAGGAGTTCAGGTAGGAGTCTTGAAGAAAGTGATAAATCATGCCCAGAGAATACAGAGGGAGAGGCTAAAG AAAATCTTCCTGATGTCCTGAGAACAACACGTGATGATGCAACCACAAGCTCCAATGGCGAAGCATTTTTCTCCTCAGATTTGCATAAGCCTAAAACACTAGAGCATTTTTGGGACTCATTCAAATCCCCTACAGCTGTAAAAATTGCAAGAATTGTCAATGGTTCAGCTCAAGGGAGTAAATCAAAGATTGGCAAGATCAGCATAGTGGGTAAGGACTCTAGCGATCCTTCTTCTGCTCCAGTTAAATCttcaaaaaagaacaagtggAAGCCTGAGGAAATTAAGAGCTTAATTCAGATGCGTGGCGAAATGAATGAGCAATTTCAGACTGTGAAAGGGAGAATGGTTCTGTGGGAAGAGATATCTTCTAGCATGTTGAGCCAGGGGATAAGTCGTACACCAGCACAGTGCAAGTCTCTATGGACATCATTGGTTCAGAAATATGAG GAGAGCAAGAAAGATGAGGAAAGCGTAAAGACGTGGCCGTATTTCTTGGACATGGACAGGGTTTTATCAAGCCAAGGGGAAATGGCAACCCAATGA
- the LOC4329586 gene encoding ribonuclease J isoform X3: MDAYAPNDLLVVTTGSQAEPRAALNLASFGGSHALKLSKEDVLLYSAKVIPGNESRVMKMLNRLTELGPKIVMGKDAGLHTSGHAYHDELEEVLQIVKPQHFLPVHGELLFLKEHELLGRSTGIRHTTVIKNGEMLGVSHLRNRRVLSNGFVALGKEDLRLMYSDGDKAFGTSTDLCIDERLRIASDGVIFVSMEIFRPQKELASSQSGLKGKFKITTRCLWLDNGRLLDALYKAAYAALSSCPVNCPLSHMERMVSEILRKMVRKYSGKRPDVIAVATENTTVSFVEDSETKSSGKFGSFSAPRHSSRSSGRSLEESDKSCPENTEGEAKENLPDVLRTTRDDATTSSNGEAFFSSDLHKPKTLEHFWDSFKSPTAVKIARIVNGSAQGSKSKIGKISIVGKDSSDPSSAPVKSSKKNKWKPEEIKSLIQMRGEMNEQFQTVKGRMVLWEEISSSMLSQGISRTPAQCKSLWTSLVQKYEESKKDEESVKTWPYFLDMDRVLSSQGEMATQ; the protein is encoded by the exons ATGGATGCCTATGCCCCAAATGATCTTCTAGTTGTTACTACAGGTTCACAA GCAGAGCCACGTGCAGCTCTAAATCTTGCATCTTTTGGAGGAAGTCATGCCCTTAAACTATCCAAAGAGGATGTCCTTCTGTATTCTGCTAAG GTTATCCCTGGAAATGAGTCACGTGTAATGAAGATGTTAAATCGCCTTACTGAGCTTGGTCCAAAAATTGTGATGGGAAAGGATGCTGGTCTCCATACCTCTGGGCATGCCTATCACGATGAACTT GAGGAAGTCCTACAGATTGTCAAACCACAGCATTTCTTGCCTGTTCATGGAGAACTCCTGTTTCTTAAAGAACATGAATTACTTGGAAGATCTACTGGCATAAGGCACACCACT GTAATTAAAAATGGAGAGATGCTTGGCGTGTCACATTTAAGAAACAGAAGAGTTTTGTCTAATGGGTTTGTTGCATTAGGGAAGGAAGATTTGCGG CTAATGTATAGTGATGGCGATAAAGCTTTTGGAACATCCACTGATCTCTGCATTGATGAGAGATTAAGGATTGCATCTGATGGCGTTATTTTTGTCAG CATGGAAATCTTCCGACCTCAGAAGGAACTTGCTTCATCACAGTCAGGATTGAAAGGGAAGTTCAAAATAACAACAAGATGCCTATGGCTTGATAATGGAAGACTATTAGATGCACTTTACAAAGCTGCATATGCTGCATTATCAAGTTGTCCAGTGAATTGTCCACTTAGTCACATGGAGAGGATGGTATCTGAAATCTTGAGGAAAATGGTAAGGAAGTATAGTGGGAAGAGGCCTGATGTCATTGCGGTTGCTACAGAGAACACAACAGTGAGTTTTGTAGAAGACTCAGAAACTAAATCATCTGGAAAGTTTGGATCTTTCTCAGCTCCTAGGCATTCGAGCAGGAGTTCAGGTAGGAGTCTTGAAGAAAGTGATAAATCATGCCCAGAGAATACAGAGGGAGAGGCTAAAG AAAATCTTCCTGATGTCCTGAGAACAACACGTGATGATGCAACCACAAGCTCCAATGGCGAAGCATTTTTCTCCTCAGATTTGCATAAGCCTAAAACACTAGAGCATTTTTGGGACTCATTCAAATCCCCTACAGCTGTAAAAATTGCAAGAATTGTCAATGGTTCAGCTCAAGGGAGTAAATCAAAGATTGGCAAGATCAGCATAGTGGGTAAGGACTCTAGCGATCCTTCTTCTGCTCCAGTTAAATCttcaaaaaagaacaagtggAAGCCTGAGGAAATTAAGAGCTTAATTCAGATGCGTGGCGAAATGAATGAGCAATTTCAGACTGTGAAAGGGAGAATGGTTCTGTGGGAAGAGATATCTTCTAGCATGTTGAGCCAGGGGATAAGTCGTACACCAGCACAGTGCAAGTCTCTATGGACATCATTGGTTCAGAAATATGAG GAGAGCAAGAAAGATGAGGAAAGCGTAAAGACGTGGCCGTATTTCTTGGACATGGACAGGGTTTTATCAAGCCAAGGGGAAATGGCAACCCAATGA